The following nucleotide sequence is from Phycisphaera sp..
ATACCGCCACTGGCGTCGGGCTCGTTCAGCACGATCGCCAGAAGCAGAACCACCGCCACGGGCACCAATAGGCTAAAGGCGATACGCGGCAGCGCGATCGCGCCGGCCGACACGTCGGCCGTGTCCAGGATCGAGCGGATGCGATCCCGCTTGGCATCGTCGGCGATGCTTCGAAGCCAATCCTCACCCGCCACGCGGTGGGCGTGCCGCAGCGTCTGGTGTAGTACGGCGAAAACGCATCCAACGATCGCCGAGACAACAGCAATCCAGAACCACACCATCGCGGTCATGCCGAGGCTCCCCGCGAGTTGGGATCCGGGGAGAAGGTCGCCCCGACGCCAATCGCTTCGAGGAGTTCGTCTTCAAGGGCGTGCATGCGCTGGTACGAATTCTCGTCATAGTCGTCGTGGCCCAGGCAGTGCAGCAGCCCATGCACGACGTAGAGCAGCAACTCACGCTCGACCGAATAGCCGTGCTCGCTCGCCTTGCGGGCGGCTTCATCAACGCACACCAGCAGATCGGCGTCCACGGGTGCCCCGCGAACTGCGGCCCCGTCGGCAAGATCAAAGGTCATCACGTCGGTCGTGTCCGGCTCGCCCAGGTGTTTCTCGTGGGCCTTCGCCATCTCGGTATCGCACACGACCCGGACGCGCAACTCACCCTCAAGATTAAGGTGCTCGCTTGCCCGGCGGGCGTTCTCAACGAGCCACGCCTCGGCCGAGCCATCGATAGCGGCCGAGGCTTCGCGACTGAGGGTGAGATCAACAACCAAACCCCCGGCTTCGCTCGCGCGTTCAGGGGGCTCCTCGGCACTACTCGCCGGCTCGGGTTCGTCGTTGCCCGCAGGAGATTCGTGGTCAAGCTGGACGGTCATGTCCGGGTCGGTCCTCCAATGGACAAGTCTACCGCCGTAAACGGCCCGGCGGAGCCGAATCACGCGGCCATCGGTGGATCCTCGCTCTGCTCTTCGGGCCCGTCCCACTGGTCCATGGGCAGGTGGCGGTGGTGCACCCGGATGATCCGGGCCAACTGCTGGGCCAGGATCTCCCCGATCGCCCCCAGCCGCTTTAGCGTCCGAGCATCAAACGGATCCCGATCATCGCGGAACAACGCCACGGCGGCGAGCATCTCCCCGTCGTGCTCGGCTGCGAAGGTCACCGCCTCGCAGCCGGTCAGCCAGGCCGCGTGGTCGCCCATGAGTTCGTCCAGCGCGTCCTCGCCGCGGTGCAGCCGCATGCTCGGGTCGGCCTCGATGGCCGGGGCAACCGAAGCCGCGACATGGTCCAGCAGCAGGTCGACGCAGTCCTTCGGGCAGTCGTAATTCACGTACGCCCCAAGGGTGAAGTCCTCTCCGGCCGTTGGCAGAAACACCGCCGCGTTGGTCGGGCCGATCTTGTGCAGCACGTATTCGAGGGTGGTCCGCAGCAGGCTCTCGACATCCAGTTCGAGCCGGGCCAGCACGCCGAATTCGGCGCGAACGGTCACTAGATCGACGTCGTTGTCAGCCGTCACATCCGCCTTGGTTGGCACGAGGGCCAGCGGTTGAGGCGTTTCGCCGGCACGCTTGCGGCGGGCCTCACCGGCCATTGCACCGATGCGTTGTGAGATCTCGCGCTTGGTGCGGTCGAGCATGAGCAGGTCGGCCATGCCAAGCCGCATCGCTTCTGCGGCATCCTCGATCGTGGGAGTGAAGCTCGCCAGCACCATCCGAAACTCGCCCTCGAACTCGCGAGCGAGCGAACGCCATCGCATGTTGTCGTCGTCGGCGGCCACGAGCACCAAGTCAGGACGCAACGCAAACAGATCGTCGGCCTCGTCGAACGTCAGCACGGCTGGGGCCGCGCCCAGCGCCGCTTTGGCTTGGCTTGACAGCAGCCGGCCCACGTCGCGCTGGTCGGCGATGACGACCACGCCCCGACCCTCGACCGAGGCCGATGGGCCGGACATACCGGTGGCGGTCGAACGGCGCTTCTTTTTGGGATCGGGTGTGGGGTGGGCCATGAGAAGTGCTCTCCGTGCACTTGGTGAATTCGCTCGGCCCATCCGGGGGCTCGGTCCTCTGCTGGCCCTTCGATCGGCGTGTTTCCAAGGCCAATCCAGTCGTAATTCAACCCACCGGACCTCAGCCAACGGCCTCGGGATGCTGGCTGATCGACAAGTCGCTGGCAGGCATCGAGTTAGCTACTCGCCACACCGGAATCGAAAGCGTTGCCACGGCCCCGATATCCCGGGCGTTGGCCAGCGACAGCGTCCCACCGAGGAGCTCGGCCAGCCGCCGCGCACGGGTCAACCCAAGCCCCGGCTGCCGGCCGGCGGGCTTCTCCGAATAGAACGGATCGAACGCGTGCCGCAGCGCCCGATCACTCAATCCGGGCCCGCGATCGATGACTTCGAAGACCAAGCAATCGTCGAGCGCGTCAACCCGTACGCCCACCGTCACCGGCGAGCCGGTTTCTACGGCATTGCTCACTAGCTCTACCAGGATGCGCGAGACGAGCCCGCCGTCGATCCTGGCCTCATTGGGGGCACCCGAGAGCGCCGTTGCCAGGTCAACACCCGAGCACAGCCGGTCTCGAATTGCTTGTCCTACGCCACGGATCAGAGTCTCGATCCGCACCGTCTCGGCCTCGGGCGTGGGTGGGTCGGCGAACACATGCAACGCCGTGATCAGGTCTGACAGCCGATGCGATGATTCGACGATCGCCCCTGCTGCGCTGCGTGCCGATTCCTCGGCAGCACCATCGAGCAGCAGTTGTGCGCGACCACTGATGACCGTCAGCGGGTTGTTCATCTCGTGGGCCGCGCCTGCGGCCATCTGACCCAGCCGAACCATCGCATCGGATTCGGCCAGCCTGTCTTGTGCGGCACTGAGCGCACGATTCGCCTCGGCGAGCCGTTCACCGAGCCGACGCGCCGAGTCATGCCGGGCCGCCGCGGCCACGGCCGAGGCCCACGCGCCAATGAGCGCTCCGAGATTGTCGTGGGCATCATCGCCGTTGTGCAGCAACGCGACGGCGGGCGCATCATCGATCCGCCCCGGTGTGAGCGGCACGACGCGGACCGACTCGGCACTGCCGAGCTTCTCAGTCACCGTGCTCCCGAGCCAGCCTTCCAGCGGGGTGAGCGAGAGCGGAGCATCCAGGCCGTGGACTATCTCAGCAAGAGCGCGGCTGACACGATCGGTCCCCTCGGGCTCGGTCAGCGTCGCCGCGTTCACGGTCTCTCCACCCGGCGAGAGCCAGCTCAGCCGCCACGGATCGCCCGCGTTCTGCTTCATCAGCACCGCCAGCCGCCCGGCTGAGAATGCCGATGCCGCCGAACGTCCCGCGGCCCCGATCGCGCTCACCAGACCCCGGCCGCTGCCGGGATCTGCGTGGAATGTGGCAACCGCTTTCAGCGTGCCCTCGCACCGCCAGGCTACCTCGGCCTGTTTCTCGAGCCGGCCGTGGGCCCGCCCCAGCCAGGCGTTGGCCTGCGAGATCGAATCCAGCAGCATCACCGGGCTGTGCGGGGTATCGAGCCCAAGGTCCGTACACCGCTGCGACACGACCTCGTGCAGCCCGATGCCGATGTGTTGCATCTTGTCCGCGTTGAGGCCGTACTGCTTGGCCGTTCGTGCAATATCCGGCAGTGGGTCGCACTCTCCGCACCACCCAAGGTGCAGCGCCCGCGCGAGTTTGTGCCCCGCGCTCACGACACCCACGAGCGACTTGTTGCGTAGCTCGGCCATGCCCTCGGGCGGCTGTCCATTGAGCCACATCGAGTCTTGGATCGTCAGCGGCAGGTCCCAGTGCTCGGCCAGCCGCTTGCCCGCGGTATGGTGGTCGATGCCGATGATGCGTTGCGCCGCGGCGGCGGCCGTCAACCCGCGGTCTTCTGCTAACTGCATCACCTTGCCATACGTGCGGGGGAGGACCAGGTCGAGCGCCAGCTTGCCTAAGTCGTGCAACAGCCCCGAGACGAACGCCTCGTCGGGCGATACCCGGAGTTCTTTGTGCGCCCGGGCGATCTCGTCCGCGGCGCACGCGGTGGACACGCAATGCCGCCAGAACGCCTCGTGCCGGAACCCCTCCGCGCCCTCGCGCTCCTCCAATTGTGCCGTGTGCCCGGCCATCGTGTCGTACACGGCAACGCTCAGGATCGCGGCCCGTACGGCCTCGAATCCCAGCATGACGACCGCCCGCTCCACCGTGGTCACGCGATCGCCCAGCCCGTGCTCGGCCCGCTGGCACATCGAGAGCACACGCCCGGTCAGAGCCGGATCGCTCTGGATGATCCGCACGATGTCCTCGAGTTCGGTTTCGGCCGCGCTGCCCATGCGCAAGACACGCTGGGCAACCGGCGACAGCGTTGGCAGGTGGTCGATCTGTTGGAGCACCAACTCGACCTGCTGCGCACGCTGGTCGGGACAGTTGCCGGCTGATGAGCTCATGCCACACCTCCCGCTTGTCGCGATTATCGCTTGGCCGGGCTCAGGTCCAGCAGTCGTGAGATCTCGTCGAGCAATGCGCCGACCGTGAAAGGCTTCTTGAGGAAGGCGTTGCCACCCGCGCGAAGCAATCGATCGATGCGGTCCCGTTCGATCACGCCCGACACGAACAGGATCTTGGTGTCCTGCGTGTTGGGATTCTCGCGCACGCGCTCGCACACCACGTCGCCGTTGAGGTCGGGTAGCATGTAGTCCAGCACGATCAGGTGCGGGCGGAAGCGTTCGGTCAACAGCCCAGCGTCATACCCGTTCGAGGCCGTTTCGATCTCGAAGCGGGTATCGCGGCGCAGCATCTCCTGCAGCAAATCCACGATCTGCGGATCGTCGTCCACGATGAGCACCCGCCGGCGCGATCCCTCCAGCGCGTCGGTGGGAATGTTGTTCTCGCGCATGAAACGCAGCAGTTCGTCTCTTGGAATCCTCCGGAACTTCGAGCCCGGAACGCGGAAGCCCTGCAAACGCCCGTTATCGAAGCAACGGATGATCGTCTGCTGGC
It contains:
- a CDS encoding response regulator, giving the protein MASQEQQPDWTDKKVFTTGEAASVCRVSQQTIIRCFDNGRLQGFRVPGSKFRRIPRDELLRFMRENNIPTDALEGSRRRVLIVDDDPQIVDLLQEMLRRDTRFEIETASNGYDAGLLTERFRPHLIVLDYMLPDLNGDVVCERVRENPNTQDTKILFVSGVIERDRIDRLLRAGGNAFLKKPFTVGALLDEISRLLDLSPAKR
- a CDS encoding HDOD domain-containing protein, whose product is MSSSAGNCPDQRAQQVELVLQQIDHLPTLSPVAQRVLRMGSAAETELEDIVRIIQSDPALTGRVLSMCQRAEHGLGDRVTTVERAVVMLGFEAVRAAILSVAVYDTMAGHTAQLEEREGAEGFRHEAFWRHCVSTACAADEIARAHKELRVSPDEAFVSGLLHDLGKLALDLVLPRTYGKVMQLAEDRGLTAAAAAQRIIGIDHHTAGKRLAEHWDLPLTIQDSMWLNGQPPEGMAELRNKSLVGVVSAGHKLARALHLGWCGECDPLPDIARTAKQYGLNADKMQHIGIGLHEVVSQRCTDLGLDTPHSPVMLLDSISQANAWLGRAHGRLEKQAEVAWRCEGTLKAVATFHADPGSGRGLVSAIGAAGRSAASAFSAGRLAVLMKQNAGDPWRLSWLSPGGETVNAATLTEPEGTDRVSRALAEIVHGLDAPLSLTPLEGWLGSTVTEKLGSAESVRVVPLTPGRIDDAPAVALLHNGDDAHDNLGALIGAWASAVAAAARHDSARRLGERLAEANRALSAAQDRLAESDAMVRLGQMAAGAAHEMNNPLTVISGRAQLLLDGAAEESARSAAGAIVESSHRLSDLITALHVFADPPTPEAETVRIETLIRGVGQAIRDRLCSGVDLATALSGAPNEARIDGGLVSRILVELVSNAVETGSPVTVGVRVDALDDCLVFEVIDRGPGLSDRALRHAFDPFYSEKPAGRQPGLGLTRARRLAELLGGTLSLANARDIGAVATLSIPVWRVANSMPASDLSISQHPEAVG
- the ybeY gene encoding rRNA maturation RNase YbeY; the protein is MTVQLDHESPAGNDEPEPASSAEEPPERASEAGGLVVDLTLSREASAAIDGSAEAWLVENARRASEHLNLEGELRVRVVCDTEMAKAHEKHLGEPDTTDVMTFDLADGAAVRGAPVDADLLVCVDEAARKASEHGYSVERELLLYVVHGLLHCLGHDDYDENSYQRMHALEDELLEAIGVGATFSPDPNSRGASA